A window of Corvus cornix cornix isolate S_Up_H32 chromosome 4, ASM73873v5, whole genome shotgun sequence contains these coding sequences:
- the BBS7 gene encoding Bardet-Biedl syndrome 7 protein has product MEPSLARVDYLQVGVTAQKTMRLLPASGKKATQKVVVGDQDGVVTCFGIKKGEAVPVFKTLPGQKISRLELGGALNTPQEKIFVAIGSEVRGFTKRGKQFLSFETNLTESIKAMYISGADLFLCASYIYNHYCDCKDQHYFLSGDKINDVLCLPVDKVNCITPVLACQDRVLRVLQGSDLLYEVEVPGPPTVLALSNGNGGDSGEEIVYGTSDGKLGLTQITGTKAIPKWEIGNEKKRGGILCIDSFDILGDGVKELLVGRDDGMIEIYNFESADDPVLRHDYALSESIASIQGGCVGKDGYDEILAATYSGWLTGLTTEPVHREGGSGEELKLSQEMQSKISSLRNELEQLQIKVLQEREKYQQSSQSSTAVSSVPAFSVNDKFTLNKDDASYSLILEVQTAIDNVLVQSDAPLDLLDVDKNSAVVSFSSCDSEPNSNFLLATYRCQANTTRLELKVRSIEGQYGTLQAYVTPRIQPKTCQVHQYQIKPLSLHQRTHSIDQDRPMNTLMLKGQFSFAEIHSWIVFCLPEVPEKTPAGECITFYFQNTFLGTQLETTYRKGEGYFKSDNISTISILKDVLSKEATKRKINLKISYDVNEESVRHTLKLIHPKLEYQQLLAKKVHLIDALRELQVHEGNVDFLLPKYRSILEEADQLLEEYKRQPAHLERLYGMITDLFIDKFKFKGTNVKTKVPLLLEILDGCDQDGLIAFFDAA; this is encoded by the exons ATGGAGCCGAGCCTGGCACGCGTGGATTACCTGCAG GTGGGAGTCACGGCGCAGAAGACGATGAGGCTGCTGCCCGCCTCCGGGAAGAAGGCCACGCAGAAG GTGGTTGTTGGAGATCAGGATGGGGTCGTTACGTGTTTTGGCATAAAAAAGGGGGAAGCTGTG CCAGTGTTCAAGACACTGCCAGGACAAAAAATCTCAAGactggagctgggaggagctCTTAACACACCacaagagaaaatttttgtgGCTATAGGATCAGAAGTCAGAGGTTTCACAAAAAGAGGGAAGCagtttctttcatttgaaaCTAACCTTACTGAAAGCATCAAAGCTAT gtACATTTCGGGAGCAGATCTCTTCCTCTGTGCAAGCTACATCTATAACCATTACTGTGACTGCAAGGACCAGCACTACTTCCTATCAGGAGATAAAATCAATGATGTTCTCTGCCTCCCTGTAGACAAAGTGAACTGCATCACACCAGTGCTTGCGTGTCAGGACAGAGTCCTCAGGGTGTTACAG GGATCTGATTTGCTCTATGAAGTAGAAGTTCCTGGACCACCTACTGTTCTTGCTCTGAGCAATGGAAATGGGG GTGATTCTGGGGAAGAAATTGTGTATGGAACTTCTGATGGGAAGCTAGGTCTCACCCAGATTACTGGTACCAAGGCAATACCAAAGTGGGAAAttggaaatgaaaagaagagaGGAG GTATTCTGTGTATTGATAGTTTTGACATTCTGGGAGATGGAGTTAAGGAATTACTCGTTGGACGAGATGATGGAATGATAGAGATCTATAACTTTGAGAGTGCTGATGATCCTGTCCTTCGACATGATTAT GCTTTATCAGAGAGCATTGCATCAATCCAGGGTGGCTGTGTGGGAAAAGATGGCTATGATGAAATTTTAGCAGCAACATACTCAG GCTGGCTGACAGGACTGACTACAGAACCTGTCCATAGAGAAGGTGGATCAGGGGAAGAACTAAAATTAAGTCAAGAAATGCAGAGCAAGATTTCATCCTTAAG GAATGAATTGGAACAACTGCAGATAAAAGTACTTCAGGAACGGGAGAAATACCAGCAGTCCTCTCAGTCCAGCACTGCAGTTTCCTCAGTACCTGCATTCAGTGTGAATGACAAGTTCACGTTGAACAAGGATGATGCCAGCTACAGCCTCATCTTGGAGGTGCAGACAGCCATAGATAATGTCCTGGTGCAG agTGATGCCCCACTAGACTTGCTGGATGTGGATAAAAATTCTGCCGTCGTTAGTTTTAGCAGCTGTGATTCTGAG CCAAATAGCAACTTTCTTCTTGCAACTTACAGATGCCAAGCAAATACAACAAGACTTGAACTTAAG gtTCGCTCGATTGAAGGACAGTACGGGACACTCCAGGCGTATGTAACTCCCAGAATTCAACCAAAAACCTGTCAAGTTCATCAATATCAAATTAAGCCACTTTCACTCCACCAGAGAACTCATTCTATTGACCAGGACAG GCCCATGAATACACTGATGCTCAAAGGCCAGTTCAGTTTTGCTGAAATTCACTCCTGGATTGTGTTTTGCTTGCCTGAGGTGCCTGAAAAGACTCCTGCTGGAGAGTGCAtcaccttttattttcagaacacCTTCCTGGGAACACAGCTTGAAACTACCTACAG AAAAGGTGAGGGATATTTTAAATCTGACAACATCTCTACAATATCTATCCTCAAAGATGTGCTTTCCAAAGAGGCTACTAAAAGGAAGATTAATCTCAAGATATCATATg ATGTAAATGAAGAATCTGTGAGGCACACATTAAAGCTTATCCACCCTAAATTAGAGtatcagcagctgctggccaaGAAGGTTCACTTAATAGATGCTTTGAGA GAATTACAAGTTCATGAAGGGAACGTGGACTTCCTGCTCCCAAAATACCGCAGCATTTTGGAAGAGGCAgatcagctgctggaggaatACAAGAGACAACCTGCACATCTTGAGAGACTTTATG GTATGATCACAGATCTCTTCAtagataaatttaaatttaaaggcACCAATGTGAAAACCAAAGTTCCTCTCCTTCTGGAAATTCTGGATGGCTGTGATCAAGATGGACTGATTGCTTTTTTTGATGCTGCCTga
- the CCNA2 gene encoding cyclin-A2, which yields MLAEQENQENVPPPAAGKAAAALPAAGTRVALGLLRGAQHRAGIPLQAARGGCEGHGAAAGLQQHQPFSIHVDEPEGQREPRRQRGVPAGQKEEAALGLRAAVCALGERRPLAPLGNAMELSFDSPSIMDISITSETEEKAPNVNNVPDYISEIHTYLREMEVKCKPKIGYMKKQPDITNNMRAILVDWLVEVGEEYKLQNETLHLAVNYIDRFLSSMSVLRGKLQLVGTAAMLLASKFEEIYPPEVAEFVYITDDTYTKKQVLRMEHLILKVLSFDLAAPTINQFLTQYFLHQQTDAKVESLSMYLGELSLIDADPYLKYLPSVIAAAAFHLADYTLTGQTWPESLCKVTGYTLEDIKPCLIDLHNTYLRAAQHTQQSIREKYKSTKYHGVSLIDPPDTLNLL from the exons atgCTGGCGGAGCAGGAGAACCAGGAGAACGTGCCCCCGCCGGCGGCCGGCAAAGCCgcggcggcgctgcccgccGCCGGCACCCGCGTGGCGCTGGGGCTGCTGCGGGGGGCGCAGCACCGCGCCGGGATCCCGCTGCAG gcggcgcggggcggctGCGAGGGCCAtggagcggcggcggggctgcagcagcatcagccCTTCTCCATCCATGTGGACGAGCCCGAGGGGCAGCGGGAgccgcggcggcagcggggcgtCCCGGCGGGGCAGAAGGAGGAGGCGGCGCTGGGGCTGCGTGCGGCCGTGTGTGCCCTGGGGGAGCGGCGGCCCCTGGCCCCCCTGGGCAACGCCATGGAGCTGAGCTTCG ATTCTCCAAGTATTATGGATATTTCAATAAcctcagaaacagaagagaaagcaccAAACGTTAATAACGTGCCAGATTATATCAGCGAAATCCATACGTACCTGAGGGAAATGGAG GTGAAATGCAAGCCTAAAATAGGTTACATGAAGAAGCAACCTGATATCACAAACAACATGCGGGCTATTCTTGTGGACTGGCTGGTGGAAGTTGGAGAAGAATACAAATTACAGAATGAAACTCTGCACTTAGCTGTAAATTACATTGATAGGTTTCTTTCTTCCATGTCTGTTTTGAGAGGAAAACTTCAGCTTGTGGGTACTGCAGCTATGCTGCTCGCATC AAAGTTTGAAGAGATCTACCCTCCTGAAGTAGCTGAGTTTGTCTACATCACAGATGACACCTACACGAAGAAGCAGGTCCTAAGGATGGAGCACTTAATTCTGAAGGTTTTGTCATTTGACTTGGCGGCTCCAACAATCAACCAGTTCCTCACCCAGTACTTCCTACACCAGCAGACAGATGCTAAAGTGGAGAGCCTGTCAATG TACCTGGGAGAGCTGAGCCTAATTGATGCTGATCCTTACCTGAAATACTTGCCATCAGttattgctgctgcagcattccATCTGGCAGACTACACACTCACTGGACAAACCTGG cctGAATCCCTGTGCAAAGTAACTGGCTACACCCTTGAAGACATCAAGCCTTGCCTCATAGACCTACACAACACCTAcctcagagcagcccagcacacacaACAGTCCATACGGGAAAAGTACAAGAGTACCAA GTACCACGGAGTATCGCTCATTGACCCACCAGACACACTAAACTTATTGTAA